One window of Catonella massiliensis genomic DNA carries:
- a CDS encoding DUF951 domain-containing protein: MEINLDDVITLKKIHPCGSYDWKVIRTGMDIRLSCLGCGRQVMLPRKQVEKSAKKLVKASDA; the protein is encoded by the coding sequence ATGGAAATAAATCTTGATGATGTAATTACCCTAAAGAAAATACACCCCTGCGGTTCTTATGACTGGAAGGTTATAAGAACCGGCATGGACATAAGGCTTAGCTGTCTGGGCTGTGGAAGACAGGTCATGCTTCCTAGAAAACAAGTCGAAAAGAGTGCGAAAAAGCTGGTAAAAGCGTCAGATGCTTGA
- a CDS encoding type II secretion system F family protein, translating to MSKTIVFSPEEISIFCDQIAMILNGGIPVYEGAYILYEEMDEGKTKDVLKKVADNVKSGMAFSEALKESGSFPTYMCEMVRIGEMTGKLEEIMRSLSDYYERENLVKNSIRSVISYPTVLLGMMAVILLVLVGKILPMFEDIFLELDGGTGTTIELMNTSILVSKIIVGVVLVLLALLLISLAWYRFKGGSAVITNIIDNNPISAGLADRISIGKFLATLAVMNSAGMEMTEAVKNASKVVENKKTLAKIDKCIAMLEADEKPEEAFKKADLLNSLHSKMFGVARMSGSGDSILFKLVGRFDADINQRLNSLASIIETVLVVVLSIIVGAVLISVMMPLMSVIASIG from the coding sequence ATGTCTAAGACAATAGTATTTTCGCCGGAAGAAATATCCATTTTCTGTGATCAGATTGCCATGATACTAAATGGAGGTATTCCTGTATATGAGGGTGCCTACATTCTCTATGAAGAAATGGATGAAGGTAAGACTAAAGATGTATTAAAGAAGGTTGCTGACAATGTAAAGTCAGGAATGGCTTTTAGTGAAGCACTTAAAGAAAGCGGCTCATTTCCAACCTATATGTGTGAAATGGTTAGAATTGGCGAGATGACAGGTAAACTTGAAGAGATTATGCGCTCTTTATCGGACTACTATGAGAGAGAGAATCTCGTTAAGAACAGCATCAGAAGCGTAATCAGTTATCCAACTGTGCTTCTTGGTATGATGGCTGTCATACTTTTGGTTTTGGTTGGGAAGATTCTTCCTATGTTTGAGGATATTTTCCTCGAGCTTGACGGTGGTACAGGTACAACCATAGAACTTATGAACACAAGTATCCTCGTTTCTAAGATTATTGTAGGTGTAGTGCTTGTTCTCCTTGCTCTTCTCCTTATCAGCCTTGCGTGGTATAGATTTAAGGGTGGAAGTGCAGTTATTACCAACATAATAGACAACAATCCTATATCAGCAGGGCTTGCAGATAGAATAAGCATAGGTAAGTTCCTTGCTACTCTTGCGGTAATGAACTCCGCAGGTATGGAAATGACAGAGGCAGTTAAAAATGCTTCAAAAGTAGTAGAGAATAAAAAGACTTTAGCTAAGATAGATAAATGTATAGCCATGCTTGAGGCAGATGAAAAGCCTGAAGAAGCATTTAAGAAGGCAGACCTTCTCAATTCTCTTCATTCCAAAATGTTTGGTGTGGCTAGGATGAGCGGCTCAGGAGATTCCATTCTCTTTAAGCTTGTAGGAAGATTTGACGCAGATATTAACCAGAGACTAAACTCTCTTGCTTCGATTATAGAAACCGTACTTGTAGTGGTACTTTCCATTATTGTCGGTGCAGTACTCATATCGGTTATGATGCCTTTGATGAGTGTAATCGCATCTATAGGCTAA
- a CDS encoding acyl-CoA dehydratase activase: MHKIGIDIGSTYTKYCIMNEKNDITKLFSEKTPIRQKEYFEAKLDELTESYPSSNIVSCGYGKKNIQALKNINELTALALGGHFLVPDSDIILDIGGQDTKIIRQENGRLKEFFINGKCAAGSGMFLANVLRMLEKDFSEIDLTGIDTTPLKLSSVCAVFASSEIVTLLADNVDEDDIVRGVIWHILIQAKLLLKKVKRSKILLSGGFTKIPGFSNYAENALECDCVVAPNCSYLSAIGCALMER, translated from the coding sequence ATGCATAAAATAGGTATAGATATAGGTTCTACATATACTAAGTACTGTATTATGAATGAGAAAAATGATATAACTAAGCTTTTTTCTGAAAAAACGCCTATAAGACAAAAAGAATACTTTGAGGCAAAGTTAGATGAGCTTACAGAAAGCTATCCATCATCCAATATAGTCTCCTGCGGATATGGAAAGAAAAATATACAGGCGCTTAAGAACATAAATGAACTTACAGCGCTGGCTCTTGGAGGGCATTTCCTTGTCCCTGACTCTGATATTATCCTTGATATAGGTGGTCAGGATACCAAGATAATAAGGCAGGAAAACGGAAGACTAAAAGAGTTCTTTATCAATGGTAAATGTGCTGCAGGAAGTGGAATGTTTTTGGCAAATGTGCTTAGAATGCTGGAAAAGGACTTTTCGGAAATAGACCTTACCGGAATAGACACAACCCCTCTTAAACTCTCATCTGTATGTGCTGTATTTGCTAGTAGTGAGATAGTAACACTTCTAGCAGATAATGTGGATGAAGATGACATTGTTAGGGGAGTAATATGGCATATCCTTATTCAGGCAAAGTTACTTCTAAAAAAGGTTAAACGAAGCAAAATTTTACTCTCCGGTGGCTTCACAAAGATTCCGGGATTTAGTAACTACGCAGAAAACGCCCTAGAATGTGACTGTGTTGTCGCACCTAATTGTTCCTATCTTTCAGCAATTGGCTGTGCCTTGATGGAAAGGTAA
- a CDS encoding DUF7723 family protein translates to MHLDIKGIADKADLIVNGYAYTKDKGYIRVINLNNLSHAAVIYNDKIVETNMDDIESQIVLDYYFQDKEFIEEKAYA, encoded by the coding sequence ATGCATCTTGATATTAAAGGAATAGCAGATAAAGCAGACTTGATAGTTAATGGATATGCCTATACTAAAGATAAGGGCTATATTCGTGTAATAAACTTAAATAATTTAAGCCATGCTGCGGTAATCTATAACGACAAAATTGTTGAGACAAATATGGATGACATTGAAAGCCAAATTGTGCTTGATTATTATTTTCAGGATAAAGAATTTATTGAGGAAAAAGCATATGCCTAA
- a CDS encoding lipoate--protein ligase family protein, with amino-acid sequence MYKYICSENTSPYYNLALERSLFDFVDEDTVILYLWQNSHTIVIGKNQNAYAECKVDEFIKDGGTLARRPSGGGAVYHDLGNLNFSIICKESIAKEHTYQRIVKEALGYFGIVSEFNGRNDLTVDDKKFSGNAFYVKDDVLCQHGTILINSDFKELSKYLTPDISKLERNHVKSVESRVVNLSEISDKITVESMKEAMIKATNAVSIDEIPEGSKVEEYKKIFENDEWILEGKGL; translated from the coding sequence GTGTATAAGTATATTTGTTCAGAAAATACAAGTCCGTATTATAATCTGGCACTTGAAAGAAGCTTATTTGATTTTGTGGATGAGGATACGGTAATTCTATATCTTTGGCAGAACTCCCACACCATAGTCATTGGGAAGAATCAGAATGCTTATGCCGAGTGTAAGGTTGATGAGTTTATCAAGGATGGAGGTACTCTTGCAAGGAGACCATCAGGCGGAGGTGCGGTTTATCACGACTTGGGCAACTTAAATTTTTCAATCATTTGTAAAGAGAGTATAGCTAAAGAACATACTTATCAGAGGATTGTTAAGGAGGCACTTGGTTATTTTGGCATAGTTTCAGAGTTTAACGGAAGAAATGACCTGACAGTAGATGATAAAAAGTTCAGTGGCAATGCTTTTTATGTAAAAGATGATGTACTGTGTCAGCATGGAACTATTTTGATAAATTCAGATTTTAAGGAATTGTCAAAATACCTGACTCCTGATATAAGCAAGCTTGAGAGAAACCATGTAAAAAGTGTGGAATCAAGAGTAGTCAATCTTTCCGAAATCTCAGATAAAATAACGGTAGAGAGCATGAAGGAAGCTATGATAAAGGCTACAAATGCGGTTAGTATAGATGAAATTCCGGAAGGAAGTAAAGTGGAAGAATATAAGAAGATTTTTGAAAATGATGAGTGGATTTTGGAAGGAAAGGGGCTGTAA
- a CDS encoding type IV pilus twitching motility protein PilT gives MELMNILERAVKEDASDIFLVVGQAVSFKLDGTIRKMDETKLMPVDTENIITSIYDKAGRSLSHFMTTGDDDFSLSIANLGRFRCNVFRQRGTFGAVIRVVHFELPSYKDMRIPESIMKLSELNKGLVLVTGAAGSGKSTTISYIIDRINENRNCHILTLEDPIEFLHRHKKSIVSQREVKIDSESYSSALRAAMRQSPDVILVGEMRDYETIDIAMTAAETGHLVLSTLHTIGAANTIDRVIDVFPASQQQQIRVQLSMVLQAVVSQQLIPGLNNELLPAFEIMKANSAIKTMIRDNKIHQIDSVIYSSGKEDMRTMDSSILELYTQGLIDSQTAINFATNQEMVGRACNR, from the coding sequence ATGGAGTTAATGAATATCCTTGAACGGGCGGTAAAAGAAGATGCATCGGATATCTTTCTTGTAGTTGGACAGGCTGTTTCCTTTAAGCTTGACGGCACAATTAGGAAGATGGATGAGACAAAGCTTATGCCGGTTGATACGGAGAACATTATTACCAGCATCTACGACAAGGCAGGCAGAAGCCTAAGCCACTTCATGACTACGGGGGACGATGACTTTTCGCTATCTATTGCCAATCTTGGGCGTTTTAGATGTAACGTGTTTAGACAGAGAGGTACTTTCGGTGCAGTTATCAGAGTGGTTCACTTTGAACTGCCAAGCTATAAGGACATGAGGATTCCTGAGAGCATAATGAAGCTGTCAGAGCTTAACAAAGGGCTCGTGCTTGTAACGGGAGCAGCAGGCTCAGGCAAGAGTACAACCATTTCCTACATCATTGACAGAATCAACGAGAACAGGAACTGCCATATCCTCACTCTTGAGGACCCTATCGAGTTCCTTCACAGACATAAGAAGAGCATAGTAAGCCAGAGAGAGGTAAAGATAGATAGCGAAAGCTATTCTTCTGCGCTAAGAGCAGCCATGAGACAGTCTCCTGACGTCATCCTTGTAGGAGAAATGAGAGACTATGAGACCATTGATATAGCCATGACAGCGGCAGAGACTGGACATCTTGTCCTCTCAACCCTTCATACTATAGGGGCTGCCAACACTATAGACAGAGTCATAGATGTCTTCCCTGCCTCACAGCAGCAGCAGATAAGGGTTCAGCTCTCTATGGTGCTTCAGGCTGTTGTATCTCAGCAGCTGATACCGGGGCTTAACAATGAACTTCTTCCTGCCTTTGAGATAATGAAGGCAAACAGTGCAATTAAGACCATGATTAGAGATAATAAGATTCATCAGATTGATTCAGTTATCTACTCTTCAGGTAAGGAAGACATGAGAACCATGGATTCAAGTATACTTGAGCTTTATACACAGGGACTTATAGACAGCCAGACTGCTATCAACTTTGCTACCAATCAGGAGATGGTTGGTAGAGCTTGTAATAGGTAA
- a CDS encoding 2-hydroxyacyl-CoA dehydratase family protein: protein MEQSIAALQAGLLRDYYKWFSKYAKGKKPDKKVAWVTSFAPVEILEALDIYYYYPESYAAVIAASGKEQPLLEESENEGLSRDCCSYSCCIEGCLVTEKGPRGVPPTPDILIATNNQCNTLPNWWNILAKRFNVPLVVIDYPGETCDKETACTYVAKQHKELIGVLEDLSGNKLDMDILLKLIDNSVRCTEVWKEIIKVRMEKNLPITTLFDDISFLITSRCKPETEELYRVLLEDLKSEESQPEDNKIKAFWTGYPLWYHPNRYFDEALDNIRITGSNYITWWILEYSGDNAFEKLFNAYNYTFLNLSQKTRNSRLKSLIEESGAVCTITLHNKSCKCDYISARNIEVPQAEIEMDMVDREFLRIDGAELRIDILRENLCIK from the coding sequence ATGGAACAGTCAATAGCGGCACTCCAGGCAGGATTGCTTAGAGATTATTATAAATGGTTTTCAAAGTACGCCAAAGGTAAAAAACCGGATAAAAAGGTTGCTTGGGTAACTTCATTTGCACCTGTTGAAATTCTTGAGGCGCTAGATATTTATTACTATTATCCTGAAAGCTATGCGGCGGTTATAGCAGCAAGTGGAAAAGAACAGCCTCTGCTTGAAGAAAGTGAAAATGAAGGGCTTTCAAGAGATTGTTGTTCTTATTCGTGTTGCATAGAGGGCTGCCTCGTTACGGAAAAGGGACCAAGAGGAGTCCCGCCAACTCCTGATATACTCATAGCAACCAACAATCAGTGTAATACCCTGCCAAATTGGTGGAATATACTGGCAAAGAGATTTAATGTTCCGCTTGTTGTCATTGATTATCCAGGTGAGACCTGTGATAAAGAGACCGCCTGCACTTATGTGGCCAAACAGCACAAAGAGCTTATTGGGGTACTGGAAGACCTAAGTGGTAATAAGCTTGATATGGATATTTTATTAAAACTAATAGATAATAGCGTAAGATGTACTGAGGTGTGGAAAGAGATAATAAAGGTTAGGATGGAGAAAAATCTTCCTATAACCACGCTTTTTGATGATATTTCATTTCTTATCACTTCACGCTGCAAGCCTGAGACTGAGGAACTGTACAGGGTATTGCTGGAAGACTTAAAAAGTGAAGAGAGCCAGCCTGAGGATAACAAAATCAAGGCATTTTGGACAGGGTATCCGCTTTGGTATCATCCAAACAGATACTTTGATGAGGCACTGGATAACATTAGAATAACCGGCTCCAACTATATTACTTGGTGGATTCTTGAATATTCAGGTGACAATGCCTTTGAAAAACTCTTTAACGCATATAATTATACATTTTTGAACTTAAGCCAGAAGACTAGAAATTCAAGGCTTAAGTCTCTTATAGAGGAGTCGGGTGCAGTATGCACCATCACCTTACACAATAAAAGCTGTAAGTGTGACTATATTTCAGCCAGAAATATAGAAGTTCCACAGGCAGAGATAGAGATGGATATGGTGGATAGGGAGTTTTTAAGGATTGATGGGGCAGAGCTTAGGATAGATATATTAAGGGAAAATTTATGCATAAAATAG
- a CDS encoding DUF4160 domain-containing protein codes for MPKYYEFKICGYYLYYTAHCVIEAMHVHASDRKLTRTGSAKFFVKNNGDTTVENRGHLTEIEIREIRLFIKHHYKEMYLKWREMSDTGFYGEKGE; via the coding sequence ATGCCTAAATACTATGAGTTTAAAATTTGTGGCTACTATCTATATTATACTGCACACTGCGTAATCGAGGCTATGCATGTGCATGCTAGCGATAGGAAGTTAACAAGAACAGGGTCTGCGAAGTTTTTTGTAAAAAATAATGGAGATACAACTGTAGAGAACAGGGGGCATCTAACTGAAATAGAAATTAGAGAAATCAGATTGTTTATCAAACACCACTATAAGGAAATGTACCTCAAGTGGAGAGAAATGTCTGATACTGGTTTTTACGGTGAGAAAGGAGAATGA
- a CDS encoding HAD-IIIC family phosphatase: protein MKELTYPFDENYILSKKKKIKKELLEAGTGFTDTRIAILGGSTTNDIKLVMELFLLDYGIKPSFYESEYNRYYQDAVFPNEELESFAPKIIYIHTTNRNITDYPKISDSPETIDELIKSEMLKFTSMWEKLEEKYHCPIIQNNFEMPLYRLMGNKEASDIHGKINFINRLNEEFYKYAREHDNFYICDINYISADYGLKKWQEPFYWYMYKYALNVAAIPYLSYNVANIIKSLLGKNKKGFVLDLDNTLWGGIVGDDGVDNLEIGPEESGGQVYTEFQSYIKEHKDLGLVLNVASKNEEENAIAGLNHPDGVLKPDDFIEIRANWEPKDRNFAAIAESLTLLPESLVFVDDNPAERAIVAGNLKGVRAPEIGEAHNYIQTLDRSGFFEVTNLSKDDLSRNEMYKENVKRAKLQASFENYEDYLISLEMVGTIKRFEPIYTARISQLSNKSNQFNLTTKRYTQTEIEEVMEDEAYIPLYGKLVDKFGDNGVVSIVIGHIVGEVCHIDLWLMSCRVLKRDMEFAMMDELVRLCKEKGVKQIKGYYYPTAKNNMVRDFYELQGFTKVSEDENGNTEWIFDITDDYKNKNNVITLQY from the coding sequence ATGAAAGAACTTACCTACCCCTTTGATGAGAACTACATACTCTCAAAGAAAAAGAAAATAAAAAAGGAGCTCCTTGAAGCGGGTACCGGCTTTACGGATACAAGGATAGCCATCTTAGGAGGCTCCACTACCAACGACATCAAGCTTGTTATGGAGCTTTTCCTGCTTGACTACGGCATAAAGCCTTCATTCTACGAGTCTGAGTACAACCGCTATTATCAGGATGCTGTATTTCCTAATGAGGAGCTTGAAAGCTTTGCCCCTAAGATAATATACATCCATACCACCAACAGGAATATCACAGATTATCCTAAGATAAGCGATTCTCCTGAAACCATAGACGAGCTTATTAAGAGTGAAATGCTAAAATTCACCTCAATGTGGGAGAAATTAGAGGAGAAGTATCACTGCCCTATTATTCAAAATAACTTTGAAATGCCTCTCTACCGCCTTATGGGCAATAAGGAGGCCAGTGACATACATGGTAAAATCAACTTCATCAACAGGCTAAACGAAGAGTTTTATAAGTATGCAAGGGAGCACGATAACTTCTATATCTGCGATATCAACTACATATCTGCGGACTACGGTCTTAAGAAATGGCAGGAGCCGTTTTATTGGTATATGTATAAGTATGCCCTAAATGTGGCGGCCATCCCGTATCTTTCCTACAATGTGGCAAATATAATAAAGTCTCTCCTTGGTAAGAACAAAAAAGGCTTTGTGCTTGACCTTGACAATACTCTCTGGGGAGGCATAGTAGGTGATGACGGAGTAGACAACCTTGAGATAGGGCCTGAGGAGTCGGGCGGGCAGGTATACACCGAGTTTCAGAGCTATATCAAGGAGCATAAGGACCTTGGTCTTGTGCTAAATGTGGCTTCTAAAAACGAAGAAGAAAATGCTATAGCAGGGCTTAACCATCCTGACGGAGTGCTAAAACCTGATGACTTCATAGAGATAAGGGCTAACTGGGAGCCAAAAGACAGGAACTTTGCGGCTATAGCTGAGAGCCTTACTTTACTTCCTGAGAGTCTGGTATTTGTAGATGACAACCCTGCCGAGAGGGCGATAGTTGCAGGAAACCTTAAGGGAGTGCGGGCTCCTGAGATAGGTGAGGCTCATAACTACATCCAGACACTAGACCGCTCGGGCTTCTTTGAGGTAACTAACCTCTCAAAAGACGATTTAAGCCGCAATGAGATGTATAAGGAGAATGTAAAAAGGGCTAAGCTTCAGGCTTCTTTTGAGAACTACGAGGATTATCTCATCTCCCTTGAAATGGTTGGAACGATTAAGAGATTTGAGCCTATATACACAGCTAGAATCTCACAGCTCTCCAACAAGAGCAACCAGTTCAACCTAACTACAAAGCGCTATACCCAGACTGAGATTGAAGAGGTAATGGAGGATGAAGCCTATATTCCTCTTTATGGAAAGCTTGTGGACAAGTTTGGAGACAACGGAGTAGTATCCATTGTCATTGGCCATATTGTTGGTGAAGTCTGCCACATTGACCTCTGGCTTATGAGCTGCCGCGTGCTTAAGCGTGATATGGAGTTTGCCATGATGGATGAGCTTGTAAGGTTGTGCAAGGAAAAAGGAGTGAAGCAGATTAAGGGTTATTATTACCCTACAGCGAAGAATAACATGGTGCGTGACTTCTATGAACTTCAGGGCTTTACCAAGGTATCTGAGGACGAAAATGGCAATACAGAGTGGATTTTTGACATAACTGATGATTACAAGAACAAAAATAATGTGATTACTTTGCAGTATTAG
- a CDS encoding DUF4860 domain-containing protein, which yields MENKKSERGLVHTVCVLAVICMFGISAMMLGSVGASVYKNIAERNLDSFELRTSLSYVKTKINQYDEVGKIAIKEVNGLKTLVLSEDVEGEIFDTLVYFYKGKLYEITGARGMKFKPEDGFSILSVDSFEISEKDGLVKLVTIDDDGSTETLYVKLRTA from the coding sequence ATGGAGAATAAAAAGAGTGAAAGGGGGCTGGTTCATACTGTCTGCGTGCTTGCCGTAATCTGTATGTTTGGGATATCGGCTATGATGCTTGGCAGTGTGGGAGCTTCGGTATATAAGAATATAGCTGAAAGGAATCTTGACAGCTTCGAGCTAAGGACTTCGCTGTCTTATGTTAAGACGAAGATTAATCAGTATGACGAGGTCGGAAAGATTGCAATCAAAGAAGTGAACGGCCTCAAGACGCTGGTTCTAAGTGAGGATGTAGAAGGGGAAATCTTTGATACCTTAGTTTATTTCTACAAAGGAAAGCTTTATGAAATAACAGGTGCAAGAGGCATGAAGTTTAAGCCTGAGGACGGATTTTCCATACTAAGCGTAGATTCATTTGAAATTTCAGAAAAAGACGGACTTGTTAAGCTGGTTACAATAGATGATGATGGGAGTACGGAAACCCTGTATGTGAAACTTAGAACCGCTTAG
- a CDS encoding 2-hydroxyacyl-CoA dehydratase family protein, which translates to MRILALSGFVPEHICDVVRFTGFDGEYNIAQYCGYAADYISQVIKDDSIDGAVFPKSCDSSRIIGSYLSETNKFIYQINIPARQDDLAIRYFAEILKSYTKALKEHYKVSLTTDSIERRIELINKRNVWIKVAYDKLDRISYHEYLSKIHQLLSEPLEKQAEDIEFTERESTDKKVYVVGSFLANEKIAETIERLGMKVVGDNLPESGRLASMKPVCPNGDDIYNCIADSILKNRLSPTQDNFSAILENDFSEMENKGVKGIIYISQKYCEPYDYLFSVYKKMADERGINIVRISLADSKDSGKSELELEAFSDLL; encoded by the coding sequence ATGAGGATACTTGCTTTATCGGGATTTGTTCCTGAGCATATATGCGATGTTGTTAGATTTACAGGTTTTGATGGTGAGTATAATATTGCTCAGTACTGTGGTTATGCTGCTGATTACATATCGCAGGTAATAAAAGACGACAGTATCGATGGAGCAGTATTTCCCAAAAGTTGTGATAGCAGCAGAATAATAGGCTCATACCTAAGTGAAACTAATAAATTTATCTATCAGATTAATATTCCTGCCAGACAGGATGATTTAGCCATACGGTACTTTGCTGAAATATTGAAAAGTTATACTAAAGCTCTTAAAGAGCATTACAAGGTTAGCTTAACTACAGATAGTATAGAGAGGCGTATAGAGCTTATCAATAAGCGAAATGTTTGGATTAAAGTGGCTTATGATAAGCTTGACAGGATTTCTTATCACGAGTATTTGAGTAAGATACATCAATTACTTTCAGAGCCACTTGAAAAACAGGCAGAAGATATAGAGTTTACTGAGAGGGAATCTACAGACAAAAAGGTATATGTTGTTGGTTCATTTCTTGCTAATGAAAAGATAGCAGAAACTATTGAAAGACTTGGGATGAAAGTAGTTGGAGACAATCTTCCTGAATCAGGCAGACTTGCGTCTATGAAGCCTGTCTGTCCTAATGGTGATGATATATATAACTGTATAGCGGACAGTATATTAAAGAACAGGCTCTCCCCTACTCAGGATAATTTTTCTGCAATACTTGAAAATGACTTTAGCGAGATGGAGAATAAGGGAGTAAAGGGGATAATCTACATATCACAAAAGTATTGTGAACCCTATGATTACTTGTTTTCAGTGTATAAAAAGATGGCTGATGAAAGAGGTATAAATATTGTTAGAATAAGCCTTGCTGACTCTAAAGACAGTGGGAAGTCGGAATTAGAGCTTGAGGCATTTTCAGATTTGTTATAG
- a CDS encoding acyl carrier protein: protein MTREEIFEGLNEVFSDVFDEEITVTDSTTADDIEDWDSLEHINLIVAVENKFGIKFNIGEVNKMKNVGEMVDIIIGRLN, encoded by the coding sequence ATGACCAGAGAAGAAATTTTTGAGGGATTAAATGAGGTATTCAGTGATGTATTTGATGAGGAGATTACTGTCACAGATTCTACTACAGCAGATGATATAGAGGATTGGGACAGCCTTGAACATATCAATCTTATAGTGGCGGTTGAGAACAAATTCGGAATAAAATTTAATATTGGTGAAGTAAATAAGATGAAGAATGTTGGGGAAATGGTCGATATAATAATCGGCAGACTCAATTAA
- a CDS encoding DUF7724 family protein — protein sequence MNDYAILTSEGEYTIFEFNKDRIKFATSDRLKRYTKIMEWDHGYIVVNAEYKGVGEVEEYIDLVPILENLYYDVDKFLEPIKEVRIEYAS from the coding sequence ATGAACGATTATGCTATATTAACAAGCGAAGGCGAATATACTATATTTGAATTTAACAAAGATAGAATTAAATTTGCAACATCAGATAGACTTAAGAGATATACTAAAATTATGGAATGGGATCATGGTTACATCGTGGTTAATGCAGAATATAAAGGGGTTGGTGAAGTAGAGGAATATATTGACTTGGTACCTATATTGGAAAATCTATACTATGATGTAGACAAGTTTTTAGAGCCTATAAAGGAGGTTAGAATTGAATATGCATCTTGA
- a CDS encoding dihydrolipoyl dehydrogenase family protein has product MYKIAIIGGGPAGYSAAFEAVRYGFSVLLFEMDMLGGTCLNRGCVPTKYLSHVAELYSNINESKRYGIGVEPTGLDYEKTVDESENIVSKLREDLTNNLLQSKITIVKGKAKLLDETHISCNGEVFEAEHIIIATGSKNTDKPFVHCINTDELLSLKHLPDKLIILGGGVSAVEFADIFSSLGTQVDIYIRGKRILRKWSKEIATSVSSVLKKNGVKIHTEADFADIDLTSATVLSVLGRKPNLEGVDEGLVSIADDGGIVVDEYYRTKTKNIFAVGDVIWHSSQLAHVAMEEAKQVVRFIAGETTKKSAVVQCIYTMPEVAVVGLSESEAKEAGIDYISSKQTMYSNARTVIGSTDRGFIKIIADKNTEKIIGAELMCERASDMVGELALAINNGITVSELEGSTRAHPTFYEAVTEALAKLIRN; this is encoded by the coding sequence ATGTATAAAATTGCTATCATAGGTGGAGGACCTGCAGGCTATAGTGCTGCTTTTGAAGCTGTCAGATATGGTTTTAGCGTATTGCTGTTTGAGATGGATATGCTTGGTGGGACCTGTCTAAATAGAGGCTGTGTACCGACAAAGTATCTTTCTCATGTAGCAGAACTTTACAGCAATATAAATGAATCAAAGCGCTATGGGATTGGCGTAGAGCCTACAGGCTTAGACTATGAAAAAACTGTGGATGAATCTGAAAATATAGTATCAAAGCTAAGAGAGGACCTCACAAATAATCTCTTACAAAGTAAGATAACCATTGTAAAAGGAAAGGCTAAGCTTCTTGATGAGACTCATATTAGCTGTAATGGCGAAGTGTTTGAAGCAGAACATATAATTATTGCAACTGGCTCAAAGAATACGGACAAGCCCTTTGTTCACTGTATAAATACAGATGAACTCCTTAGCCTCAAGCATTTGCCTGATAAGCTTATAATCCTTGGAGGTGGAGTATCTGCAGTAGAATTTGCTGATATTTTTAGTAGCTTAGGCACACAGGTGGATATATACATAAGGGGGAAGCGTATTCTTCGCAAGTGGAGCAAGGAGATAGCAACCTCAGTCAGCAGTGTATTAAAGAAAAATGGAGTTAAGATACATACAGAGGCTGATTTTGCTGACATTGACCTGACCTCAGCTACCGTTTTATCAGTGCTTGGAAGAAAGCCTAATCTAGAAGGCGTAGATGAAGGCCTTGTAAGCATAGCCGATGATGGGGGAATAGTAGTTGATGAATACTACAGAACCAAAACTAAAAATATATTTGCTGTAGGTGATGTTATCTGGCATAGCTCACAGCTAGCCCATGTTGCTATGGAAGAAGCAAAGCAGGTGGTAAGGTTTATAGCAGGAGAAACTACCAAAAAAAGTGCAGTGGTTCAGTGTATATATACTATGCCTGAAGTAGCTGTAGTTGGTCTGTCTGAAAGTGAAGCAAAGGAAGCGGGGATAGATTACATAAGTTCAAAGCAGACGATGTATTCCAATGCCAGGACTGTCATAGGTTCAACAGACAGGGGATTTATCAAGATAATAGCTGATAAAAATACTGAGAAGATAATAGGTGCAGAGCTTATGTGCGAAAGAGCAAGTGATATGGTTGGAGAATTAGCTCTGGCGATAAACAATGGTATTACAGTGTCTGAACTTGAAGGCTCTACAAGAGCTCATCCTACCTTTTATGAGGCAGTAACAGAAGCTTTGGCTAAACTAATAAGAAACTAG